A genome region from Arthrobacter agilis includes the following:
- the pgm gene encoding phosphoglucomutase (alpha-D-glucose-1,6-bisphosphate-dependent), translated as MANRAGTVALPSDLVDVTKLLDAYFDVEPDLGDPAQRVAFGTSGHRGSSLKSSFNEGHIAAITQAIVEYRAGQGITGPLFMGKDTHALSEPAQNTALEVLAANSVNVLIDARGAYTPTPAVSHAILTYNATRTERADGIVITPSHNPPGDGGFKYNPPHGGPADSDATNWIANRANELLEGGLREVKRLPIAQARTAAGISSYDFLQHYVDDLPSVLNLDAIRSAGVHIGADPMGGASVDYWGAIGERHNLNLTVVNPTVDPQWAFMTLDWDEKIRMDCSSPSAMASLIKRATEFDIATGNDADADRHGIVTPDAGLMNPNHYLAVAIQYLYANRPHWRADAVIGKTLVSSSIIDRVAADLGRVLQEVPVGFKWFVPGLLSGELAFGGEESAGASFLRLDGRPWSTDKDGLLLALLASEITAVTGRTPSQHYAGLTDRFGAPVYARIDAAATREQKAALGKLSPSDVTATTLAGEEITAKLTEAPGNGAPVGGLKVTTENAWFAARPSGTEDVYKIYAESFRGEEHLKQVQAEAKALVDGVIS; from the coding sequence TTCGGGACCTCCGGGCACCGCGGCTCGTCCCTGAAGTCCTCGTTCAACGAGGGACACATCGCGGCGATCACGCAGGCGATCGTGGAGTACCGTGCCGGGCAGGGCATCACCGGCCCCCTGTTCATGGGCAAGGACACGCATGCCCTCTCCGAGCCCGCCCAGAACACGGCCCTCGAGGTGCTCGCGGCCAACAGCGTGAACGTCCTCATCGACGCGCGCGGTGCGTACACCCCCACCCCCGCGGTCTCGCACGCCATCCTCACGTACAACGCGACGCGCACCGAGCGGGCCGACGGCATCGTCATCACCCCCTCCCACAACCCCCCGGGCGACGGCGGCTTCAAGTACAACCCCCCGCACGGCGGTCCTGCCGACTCGGATGCCACCAACTGGATCGCGAACCGCGCCAACGAGCTGCTCGAGGGCGGCCTGCGCGAGGTCAAGCGCCTGCCGATCGCGCAGGCCCGCACCGCCGCCGGGATCAGCAGCTACGACTTCCTGCAGCACTACGTGGATGATCTCCCCTCCGTGCTGAACCTCGACGCCATCCGGTCGGCGGGCGTGCACATCGGCGCCGACCCCATGGGCGGTGCCTCGGTGGACTACTGGGGCGCGATCGGCGAGCGCCACAACCTGAACCTCACCGTGGTGAACCCGACCGTCGACCCGCAGTGGGCGTTCATGACGCTCGACTGGGACGAGAAGATCCGCATGGACTGCTCGTCCCCGTCCGCCATGGCGTCGCTGATCAAGCGGGCCACGGAGTTCGACATCGCCACGGGCAACGACGCGGACGCCGACCGGCACGGCATCGTCACCCCGGATGCGGGGCTGATGAACCCGAACCACTACCTCGCCGTCGCCATCCAGTACCTCTACGCCAACCGCCCCCACTGGCGGGCCGACGCCGTGATCGGCAAGACCCTCGTCTCGTCGTCGATCATCGACCGCGTGGCGGCGGACCTGGGCCGCGTGCTGCAGGAGGTCCCCGTGGGCTTCAAGTGGTTCGTGCCCGGCCTGCTCAGCGGCGAACTCGCCTTCGGGGGCGAGGAATCGGCGGGAGCCTCGTTCCTGCGGCTCGACGGCAGGCCCTGGAGCACCGACAAGGACGGCCTCCTCCTGGCGCTGCTGGCCTCGGAGATCACCGCCGTCACGGGCAGGACGCCGTCGCAGCACTACGCCGGGCTGACCGACCGCTTCGGTGCGCCCGTCTACGCGCGTATCGACGCCGCGGCCACGCGGGAGCAGAAGGCCGCGCTGGGGAAGCTCTCGCCGTCGGACGTCACCGCCACGACCCTCGCCGGCGAGGAGATCACCGCGAAGCTGACGGAGGCGCCCGGGAACGGTGCGCCCGTGGGTGGGCTGAAAGTCACCACCGAGAACGCCTGGTTCGCGGCACGCCCCTCCGGTACGGAGGACGTCTACAAGATCTACGCGGAGTCGTTCCGGGGCGAGGAGCACCTGAAGCAGGTGCAGGCCGAGGCGAAGGCACTGGTGGACGGCGTCATCAGCTGA